From one Synechocystis sp. PCC 6803 substr. PCC-P genomic stretch:
- the kaiB gene encoding circadian clock protein KaiB, with protein MSPFKKTYVLKLYVAGNTPNSVRALKMLKNILEQEFQGVYALKVIDVLKNPQLAEEDKILATPTLAKILPPPVRKIIGDLSDREKVLIGLDLLYDEIREREAEDQ; from the coding sequence ATGAGCCCCTTTAAAAAAACTTACGTTCTCAAACTCTACGTAGCTGGCAACACCCCCAACTCTGTGCGGGCCTTAAAAATGCTAAAAAATATCCTTGAGCAAGAATTCCAGGGAGTTTATGCCCTCAAAGTAATCGACGTGTTGAAAAATCCCCAATTAGCCGAAGAAGATAAAATTCTTGCCACCCCCACCTTGGCTAAAATCCTACCGCCCCCTGTCAGGAAAATCATCGGCGACCTTTCCGACCGAGAGAAAGTATTGATTGGTTTAGACCTGCTCTATGACGAAATTCGGGAACGGGAAGCAGAAGACCAATAG
- the kaiC gene encoding circadian clock protein KaiC, whose protein sequence is MNLPIVNERNRPDVPRKGVQKIRTVIEGFDEITHGGLPIGRTTLVSGTSGTGKTLLAVQFLYQGIHHFDYPGLFITFEESPSDIIENAYSFGWDLQQLIDDGKLFILDASPDPEGQEVVGTFDLSALIERIQYAVRKYKAKLVSIDSVTAVFQQYDAASVVRREIFRLVARLKQLQVTSIMTTERVEEYGPIARFGVEEFVSDNVVVLRNVLEGERRRRTVEILKLRGTTHMKGEYPFTITHDGINIFPLGAMRLTQRSSNARISSGVQTLDEMCGGGFFKDSIILATGATGTGKTLLVSKFLQEGCRQRERAILFAYEESRAQLSRNASSWGIDFEEMEHKGLLKLLCTYPESAGLEDHLQMIKSEISEFKPSRIAIDSLSALARGVTNNAFRQFVIGVTGYAKQEEITGFFTNTTDQFMGAHSITESHISTITDTILMLQYVEIRGEMSRALNVFKMRGSWHDKGIREYSISHDGPDIRDSFRNYERIISGSPTRISVDEKSELSRIVRGVKDKTAE, encoded by the coding sequence ATGAACTTACCGATTGTTAACGAACGTAATCGCCCCGATGTGCCAAGGAAGGGAGTGCAAAAAATTCGTACTGTGATCGAGGGCTTTGACGAAATTACCCACGGCGGTTTACCCATTGGCCGTACAACCCTGGTGAGTGGCACCTCCGGCACAGGCAAAACTCTCTTGGCAGTACAATTTCTTTACCAAGGCATTCACCATTTCGATTATCCGGGTTTATTCATTACATTTGAAGAATCCCCCAGTGACATTATTGAAAATGCCTATAGTTTTGGCTGGGATTTACAACAATTAATTGACGATGGCAAATTGTTTATCCTCGATGCTTCCCCCGATCCGGAAGGGCAGGAAGTGGTGGGCACCTTTGATCTGTCGGCCTTAATTGAAAGAATTCAGTATGCAGTGCGGAAATATAAAGCCAAGTTAGTTTCCATTGATTCGGTCACAGCGGTATTTCAACAATATGATGCGGCTTCGGTGGTGCGGCGGGAAATTTTTCGTTTGGTGGCTAGGTTAAAACAGCTCCAGGTAACGTCCATTATGACCACCGAACGGGTGGAAGAATATGGCCCCATTGCCCGCTTTGGCGTAGAGGAATTCGTCTCCGATAACGTGGTGGTTTTGCGTAATGTTTTAGAAGGGGAACGGCGACGACGCACGGTGGAAATCCTCAAACTACGGGGTACCACCCACATGAAGGGGGAATATCCTTTCACTATCACCCACGACGGCATTAACATTTTTCCCCTGGGAGCCATGCGCCTCACCCAGAGGTCTTCCAATGCCCGCATTTCATCGGGAGTACAAACCTTGGACGAAATGTGTGGCGGTGGCTTTTTCAAAGATTCGATTATTCTGGCTACGGGGGCTACTGGTACGGGCAAAACCCTGTTGGTAAGCAAATTTTTGCAGGAAGGTTGTCGCCAAAGAGAACGGGCCATTTTGTTTGCCTATGAGGAATCCAGGGCTCAGCTTTCCCGCAACGCTTCTTCCTGGGGCATTGATTTTGAAGAAATGGAACACAAGGGTTTATTAAAACTTCTTTGTACCTATCCAGAATCGGCGGGCTTGGAGGATCATTTGCAAATGATCAAGTCGGAAATATCGGAATTTAAACCTTCCCGCATTGCCATTGATTCCCTTTCTGCCCTGGCCCGGGGAGTGACCAATAATGCTTTCCGTCAATTTGTCATTGGGGTAACGGGCTACGCCAAACAGGAGGAGATTACTGGCTTCTTTACCAATACCACGGACCAATTTATGGGGGCCCATTCCATTACGGAATCCCATATTTCCACCATTACAGACACCATTTTGATGTTGCAGTATGTGGAAATCCGAGGAGAAATGTCCCGGGCATTGAATGTGTTTAAAATGCGGGGTTCCTGGCATGATAAAGGCATTCGAGAATATAGCATTAGCCATGATGGCCCTGATATTCGCGATTCCTTCCGCAATTATGAGCGGATTATCAGTGGTTCCCCCACCCGCATTAGTGTGGATGAAAAATCTGAGCTTTCCCGCATTGTCCGGGGTGTTAAGGACAAGACCGCTGAGTAG
- a CDS encoding DUF4114 domain-containing protein, with translation MANKFKFTGNLLEQKTVFLENGTEATKSVYDDVKLYWDGTALIQVGDGRRSDGNYIEVLEYVNKDGKKIQNVAALGTFYSLAGPQPIRLFRGAVAFNDVLSEKNKDKLVGQVKRSDRIEGGYDPVQDIIGLNYQNITFFDGENNAGAVSYRAAPDIFPGINIPTTDSFFDLTFPGGTPTISGGRIQLPDINLGNAFNWYYQKKNKGAFNIPTFEPRDPKPGKPDDPKKPIKIGGITGVALEINSIDKYVQVQGKADVDLFKMAKIGVDIAGQRFIRIFDNDVQTVFLASIEFVDFGAVRINLLSFDFNSIKKQATVAGEILIRPWNNLKVGGRIGTEFTTNPAGGIADIRISTIGLYADNLNALISTPESQIYLQRIGVDFENIPPLAPGQSFNLGGSLAVSLGQSFEVDFPDWLGGSKKGEGISAVRIDGAVTLKIPVGIDLAAKISILGFPVAESRSFLNLDAAIKGTGVVLKTNTTYRTPFDVITTNGEFSIDARLNFSLRSGARLNIPTFIPFLGGLQLAGANAMIKYAAPYHPTAQFRPEYGFVAGWVDVNTLFFKDSIGFRVGFDGKVGIVKGEDIKGFGGIATVDSLDEFGLLATSESALAAYEEQNAGDQLARQSFNVRQGREWASVSIRWLRRGRYETPAAMFNLRSPSGTVYRYADYLQGTRVKLWNEFSDEFGTSLFIPRPEAGTWTVEQVRSDDIGPIQIKMVQNSIAPVAEIKQFARDPNRQWVDILYTVTGDPFAENIKVNLYADTDGKGGDGFLITTIDHDPKSSGSYRYRWDLSNVPQSVYHLYASAESEGHLPNDRYFTGDLSVATSTGSATDSNLPIGGIELGQGNDLPVVKDLSANWIGDGKFSVTWSDTATPQYYNVRWSNNPAGVLDNPLDPDFSGIQPTSGLVTIYEEEDGRFYHRLIVDGLTEGELYRFQIQSVDDNDRLGAVGKTSLAVAGNYDAAIALGESDEWEYVAVLGETYTREVSKAENETVTPLILPEGASYDPVTNQLIWQPTVDQLGEHWLQFKVENQFGDVYLETQRVQVLEYSLEQLQVINLPEDFDIFEYQKNNPINLNSLIVASGNGDSLGDDNLVINANPKLITMERGNNTFVVGSYTKVLGGAGNDLLQASPDNSFGGVHLNGGEGNDIIIGGEGDDTLLGGLGDDIIWWSLGDDFIDGGGGTDTLAGIQLLNLAESETINIKGIEIFQLADAGEVVLDQAAILAIAPDGNILRIEGDNGTIYLNDDWQQQGQRKDEDGNFILYTAGDATLAIEDSHDIVFLTGEVGTSLGQFNLDEFGDTLKNVSTFTLSTLPGWEYSTASEGFKLSLAVEPGDSSTIAIDLLPEHQGVNTFLRQDPATDIWTEFLFDGNVGAELIDSNNDGKFDQILLHLEDGAPSDLDGLADGKVELSGLLATTTPGLATPVSGSGFLNGFGQPIPLTVRAVSLPVSGNFEFGFIKTDYDDFRGLVGAYDPTDEGWSAFIPLETQAGVFRNGERSSFSPVLEAAPADGLALNRTLAQQVLTSGNSLASTEHKDIGTFSQVTIEDAYSLTPYILDLNSNEMFSVEDENLSVTQDGRGFTQISADTPNGKYAVEVFTLPLVVPGLQGEAIATDIQIHRAGEYQNTLGLYKLANANGDIDINNDGIIDFSPGQAGYAEAAVRMTQSRDPLTGGITFSAPDNFSQKTATTQLKAGGNYGLFLISNGTTEQFLQQNPGNQPGNVNAFFMYDQANPDNESHFMRLGQSLYGVEDLFGGGDRDFNDLLISLDFAGNI, from the coding sequence ATGGCTAACAAATTCAAATTTACTGGTAATTTACTCGAACAAAAAACTGTCTTCCTGGAAAATGGAACAGAGGCAACTAAATCGGTCTACGATGATGTCAAGCTTTATTGGGATGGTACTGCATTAATTCAGGTTGGGGACGGTCGTCGCAGTGATGGCAATTACATCGAAGTTTTAGAGTATGTAAACAAAGATGGAAAAAAGATTCAAAATGTAGCTGCCCTGGGAACATTTTATAGTCTTGCAGGTCCTCAGCCCATCAGGCTTTTCCGGGGAGCTGTCGCTTTTAATGATGTTTTATCGGAGAAGAATAAAGATAAGTTGGTAGGTCAAGTAAAGCGTAGTGACCGTATTGAAGGTGGCTATGATCCAGTGCAGGACATCATCGGTCTCAATTACCAAAACATTACTTTTTTTGATGGTGAAAACAATGCAGGTGCTGTTTCATATCGAGCGGCTCCAGATATCTTTCCCGGTATCAACATCCCAACTACTGACTCTTTTTTTGATCTTACTTTCCCTGGAGGCACTCCGACAATAAGCGGGGGACGTATCCAGTTGCCGGATATCAATTTAGGCAATGCTTTCAACTGGTACTACCAGAAAAAAAACAAGGGTGCGTTCAATATTCCAACTTTTGAACCTAGGGATCCAAAACCAGGAAAACCAGATGATCCGAAGAAACCAATTAAGATTGGTGGTATTACCGGAGTAGCTCTAGAAATTAATAGTATCGACAAGTACGTTCAAGTTCAGGGGAAAGCCGATGTTGACTTGTTCAAAATGGCAAAAATTGGAGTCGATATCGCCGGCCAGCGATTTATCCGTATTTTCGATAATGATGTTCAAACGGTTTTTCTCGCTTCCATTGAATTCGTTGACTTCGGCGCTGTTAGGATTAATCTTTTAAGTTTTGATTTTAATTCAATCAAAAAACAAGCGACGGTAGCTGGTGAAATACTGATTCGTCCTTGGAACAACCTGAAGGTGGGCGGCAGGATTGGAACAGAATTTACAACAAATCCTGCAGGAGGTATCGCTGATATTCGAATCAGTACTATTGGTCTTTATGCAGACAATCTGAATGCCTTGATTTCTACACCAGAATCTCAAATTTACCTCCAGCGCATTGGGGTTGATTTTGAAAATATTCCGCCCTTGGCTCCGGGGCAAAGTTTCAATCTGGGCGGGTCTCTTGCGGTGTCCCTGGGGCAATCATTTGAGGTGGATTTCCCCGATTGGCTAGGGGGCAGCAAAAAAGGTGAGGGCATCAGTGCTGTCCGTATCGATGGAGCAGTAACACTAAAAATTCCGGTGGGCATTGACCTAGCCGCCAAAATTAGTATTCTGGGATTCCCAGTTGCAGAGAGTCGATCCTTCCTCAACCTTGATGCTGCAATCAAGGGTACGGGAGTAGTACTGAAAACCAATACCACTTACCGCACGCCGTTCGACGTAATAACAACAAATGGAGAGTTCAGCATAGATGCAAGGCTTAACTTTAGCCTTCGGTCGGGGGCAAGGCTTAACATACCGACTTTTATACCCTTTTTAGGTGGGCTACAACTTGCTGGGGCCAACGCCATGATCAAGTATGCTGCCCCCTACCACCCCACAGCTCAGTTTCGACCTGAATATGGTTTTGTTGCGGGATGGGTAGATGTAAATACTTTGTTTTTCAAAGATAGTATTGGCTTTAGGGTCGGATTTGACGGCAAGGTTGGCATCGTCAAGGGAGAGGATATTAAGGGATTTGGCGGCATAGCAACGGTGGATTCCCTTGATGAATTTGGTTTACTCGCCACATCTGAATCAGCCCTAGCGGCTTATGAAGAGCAGAACGCCGGCGATCAGCTAGCAAGACAATCCTTTAATGTCCGTCAAGGGCGAGAATGGGCGTCGGTAAGTATTCGGTGGCTGAGAAGAGGTCGCTACGAGACCCCAGCAGCGATGTTTAACCTGAGGTCCCCCAGCGGAACTGTCTACAGATACGCAGATTATTTACAAGGGACTAGGGTCAAGCTCTGGAACGAGTTTAGTGATGAGTTCGGGACTTCTCTCTTCATTCCGAGACCGGAAGCGGGAACCTGGACAGTTGAGCAAGTTCGGTCGGATGATATCGGGCCAATTCAAATCAAAATGGTTCAAAATTCCATCGCCCCCGTTGCAGAAATTAAGCAATTTGCTCGGGATCCTAATCGCCAGTGGGTAGACATTCTTTACACCGTTACTGGCGATCCCTTTGCCGAAAATATTAAAGTTAATCTTTATGCGGACACCGATGGCAAGGGGGGAGATGGTTTCCTCATCACCACAATTGACCACGACCCCAAATCAAGTGGAAGCTACCGCTACCGTTGGGATTTAAGCAATGTTCCCCAAAGTGTTTACCACTTGTATGCATCGGCGGAAAGTGAGGGGCACTTACCCAATGACCGGTATTTTACTGGCGATCTCAGTGTGGCGACAAGCACTGGTTCAGCAACGGATAGTAACCTTCCCATTGGCGGCATTGAGTTGGGCCAAGGCAATGATTTACCCGTTGTTAAGGATCTCAGCGCCAACTGGATTGGGGACGGTAAGTTTTCGGTAACCTGGAGCGATACCGCAACGCCCCAGTACTACAATGTACGCTGGTCTAATAATCCTGCGGGAGTTCTTGATAATCCCCTAGACCCTGATTTTAGCGGTATTCAACCTACTTCCGGCTTAGTAACTATTTACGAAGAGGAAGATGGACGTTTCTATCACAGACTTATTGTTGATGGCCTGACCGAAGGGGAATTATACCGCTTTCAAATTCAATCGGTGGACGATAACGATCGCCTAGGGGCGGTAGGGAAAACATCCCTGGCGGTGGCAGGTAATTATGATGCGGCGATCGCCTTAGGTGAGAGCGATGAGTGGGAATACGTTGCGGTGTTGGGCGAAACTTATACCCGTGAAGTTAGCAAGGCTGAAAATGAAACCGTAACTCCCCTAATTCTGCCGGAAGGGGCCAGCTATGACCCAGTAACCAATCAACTTATTTGGCAGCCGACGGTTGACCAACTAGGAGAACATTGGCTGCAATTTAAAGTTGAAAATCAATTCGGTGATGTTTATCTAGAAACCCAACGGGTGCAGGTGCTTGAGTATTCCCTTGAACAGCTTCAAGTGATTAATTTACCGGAAGACTTCGACATATTTGAGTACCAAAAAAATAATCCCATTAACCTCAATTCCCTGATTGTTGCTTCCGGAAACGGTGATAGTCTAGGGGATGACAACCTGGTTATCAATGCCAATCCTAAACTTATCACCATGGAGAGGGGAAATAATACCTTTGTAGTGGGTTCTTACACGAAAGTTTTAGGTGGAGCAGGAAACGACCTTTTGCAAGCTTCCCCCGACAACAGTTTCGGTGGTGTCCATTTAAATGGGGGAGAAGGCAATGACATAATCATCGGCGGGGAAGGTGATGATACCCTTTTGGGCGGCCTCGGAGATGACATCATCTGGTGGAGTTTAGGAGACGATTTTATTGACGGTGGCGGAGGTACCGATACTTTAGCGGGCATTCAATTGCTCAATCTGGCAGAAAGCGAGACGATCAACATTAAAGGCATTGAAATATTTCAACTCGCCGATGCAGGAGAAGTTGTCCTTGACCAAGCCGCCATCCTGGCGATCGCCCCCGATGGAAATATACTCCGCATCGAAGGTGACAACGGAACCATCTATCTCAATGATGACTGGCAACAACAAGGACAAAGGAAAGATGAAGACGGGAATTTTATCCTTTACACCGCCGGGGATGCCACCCTTGCCATAGAAGATTCCCATGACATTGTCTTCTTAACCGGAGAAGTCGGCACTTCCTTAGGACAATTTAATCTGGATGAATTCGGAGATACATTGAAGAATGTTTCCACTTTCACCCTCAGCACACTTCCCGGTTGGGAATATAGCACTGCTTCTGAAGGTTTTAAGCTAAGTCTAGCCGTTGAACCAGGGGATAGCAGCACGATCGCCATTGATCTACTACCGGAGCACCAGGGAGTAAATACTTTTTTAAGACAAGATCCGGCAACTGATATTTGGACTGAATTCTTATTTGACGGTAACGTCGGCGCTGAATTAATCGATAGCAATAATGACGGTAAATTTGACCAAATTCTTCTCCACCTTGAAGACGGCGCACCATCGGATCTAGATGGCCTGGCCGATGGCAAAGTGGAATTGTCCGGGCTTTTAGCGACAACAACACCAGGATTGGCAACCCCTGTGAGTGGTTCAGGGTTTTTAAATGGATTTGGCCAACCCATACCATTGACGGTGCGGGCTGTGTCCTTGCCTGTAAGTGGCAATTTTGAGTTCGGCTTTATTAAAACTGATTATGATGATTTCCGGGGGCTGGTCGGTGCCTATGATCCCACCGATGAAGGTTGGTCAGCTTTTATCCCCCTCGAAACCCAAGCCGGGGTTTTTCGTAACGGTGAACGGAGTTCATTTAGCCCTGTTTTGGAAGCCGCTCCGGCGGATGGTTTGGCCTTAAACCGAACTCTGGCTCAACAAGTGCTTACTTCCGGTAATTCCCTGGCTTCCACCGAACATAAGGACATCGGTACGTTTTCCCAGGTCACCATTGAGGATGCTTATAGTTTGACTCCCTATATCCTTGACTTGAACAGTAACGAAATGTTTTCTGTTGAGGATGAGAATTTGTCAGTGACCCAGGATGGTCGGGGTTTTACCCAAATTTCCGCAGACACCCCCAACGGGAAATATGCCGTCGAAGTTTTTACCCTTCCCCTCGTTGTCCCCGGTTTGCAAGGAGAGGCGATCGCCACTGATATTCAAATCCATCGTGCTGGTGAATATCAAAACACCCTTGGTTTGTATAAACTCGCTAATGCCAATGGGGATATTGATATCAATAACGATGGCATAATCGATTTCTCGCCAGGGCAAGCGGGCTATGCTGAAGCGGCGGTTCGCATGACCCAGAGTCGAGATCCTTTAACTGGAGGCATCACCTTTAGTGCCCCAGACAATTTTTCCCAAAAAACGGCGACCACTCAGTTAAAAGCAGGGGGTAATTACGGCTTGTTCCTCATCTCCAATGGAACCACTGAGCAGTTCCTCCAACAAAACCCCGGTAATCAACCAGGCAATGTCAACGCTTTCTTTATGTACGACCAAGCCAATCCAGATAACGAAAGTCACTTCATGCGTCTTGGACAATCCCTTTATGGAGTTGAGGATCTATTCGGCGGTGGCGATCGAGACTTTAACGATCTTCTCATCAGTCTGGATTTTGCTGGGAACATTTAG
- a CDS encoding protein-lysine palmitoyltransferase encodes MTADKYTVAINENALKILGEIVFLMGASQNFAKYPVSFIINYLLPSIYLNQYRIYRTVKDNKPIGFACWAFINDQVEKELIENDINLSVEERNSGENIYVLYFIAPFGHAKQIVHDLKNNIFPNKIVKGLRLDKDGKKVLRVATYYC; translated from the coding sequence ATGACTGCTGATAAATATACAGTTGCTATCAATGAAAACGCTCTAAAAATACTGGGCGAAATTGTATTTTTAATGGGGGCTTCACAGAACTTTGCCAAGTATCCTGTTAGTTTTATTATAAATTACCTTTTGCCCTCTATCTACCTGAATCAATATCGAATCTATCGGACAGTTAAAGATAATAAGCCAATTGGCTTTGCTTGTTGGGCTTTTATTAATGATCAAGTAGAAAAAGAACTTATTGAAAATGATATTAATTTAAGTGTCGAAGAGAGAAACTCGGGAGAAAACATTTATGTTCTTTACTTCATTGCACCCTTTGGTCATGCCAAACAAATTGTCCATGATCTGAAAAACAATATCTTTCCCAATAAAATAGTCAAAGGTTTAAGGCTAGATAAAGATGGGAAAAAAGTCCTACGGGTAGCAACTTATTATTGCTAA
- a CDS encoding GNAT family N-acetyltransferase, which produces MYEPIQLDSVSAVNFKELTYPAYQSHLLHISEDNSWIAFGLEIESYPVGLVLAKDAICEEKKVAEICSLFVIPEYRQRGIGAALLRSLENELIHRGCEKVSLGYLDNPNKVFIEQMLASCNWEKPAKTALICYGNMGKLKNASLLKNFDKLSAKLPAQFSLFPWSSLTEADAEAIKNTMEANPLIKKFNPFVESHKLESLNSLGLRYKDEVVGWMLTHRIAPDTIRYTQMFVDPALQPLSRSLIMLATAMNIQIKTAPDAPKATCRVDIDNYPMVNFVERRLAPHLDNLKYAWRASKLLT; this is translated from the coding sequence ATGTATGAACCAATTCAATTGGACAGTGTTTCGGCTGTAAATTTTAAAGAATTAACCTACCCAGCCTATCAGTCTCATCTGCTGCATATCTCAGAGGATAATTCTTGGATAGCTTTCGGTCTGGAAATTGAAAGCTATCCCGTTGGTCTTGTTCTGGCTAAAGATGCTATCTGCGAGGAAAAAAAGGTTGCCGAGATTTGTTCACTGTTTGTCATTCCCGAATATCGTCAACGGGGAATCGGTGCTGCGCTACTGCGATCGCTGGAAAATGAACTAATACATCGTGGTTGCGAAAAAGTGTCCTTAGGTTACCTCGATAATCCCAATAAGGTATTTATCGAACAAATGCTTGCAAGCTGTAATTGGGAAAAACCAGCAAAAACGGCATTGATCTGCTACGGAAATATGGGGAAGTTAAAAAATGCCAGTCTTTTGAAAAATTTCGACAAGTTATCAGCAAAGCTTCCTGCTCAGTTTTCGCTTTTCCCTTGGTCGAGCCTCACCGAAGCAGATGCAGAAGCAATTAAAAACACAATGGAAGCCAATCCGCTCATTAAAAAATTTAATCCCTTTGTGGAAAGTCATAAGTTAGAATCCCTCAACAGCTTAGGCCTGCGTTACAAAGATGAAGTTGTTGGCTGGATGCTTACCCATCGCATCGCCCCCGATACCATTCGCTACACCCAGATGTTTGTCGATCCAGCTCTTCAGCCCCTCAGCCGAAGTTTGATCATGCTTGCTACGGCTATGAATATTCAAATTAAAACTGCGCCAGATGCTCCTAAAGCAACCTGTCGAGTCGACATTGATAACTATCCTATGGTTAATTTTGTTGAGCGTCGTCTTGCTCCCCATCTCGACAATCTTAAATATGCGTGGCGGGCTTCTAAACTTTTAACATGA
- a CDS encoding peptidase domain-containing ABC transporter, producing the protein MAKYQWVQQQSGEDCAAASLAIIAKHHGRNIRINRIRALVGTRQGGTTLLGLKYGAQELGFITSAIQAEPEILDELDEWALPAIIFWKGYHFVVLYGQEKDKYVIADPAIGVRYLDRQEVIKGWQGGMMLLLEPDPKGFISQLDEDPVHPVDNLLKRLWEYREIFGKLFPLNLAVGIFSLSTPLLLKFLTDSVLTKSDTQKLTWVAIGVILITVVNAICSFLQSNLVASFAEELQKGLKLEFGLQILNLPITYHEARRSGTAIRRLSDIQRINLLVSQLVIDLPIKTFIGLVALGFIVFYSWQLAAIVAAIGGIMTLSTIAFQPIVRQTTYRSITMAGENAGLLAESFNGALATKTTAASPQLWLEIQHRLQREFKLNYRTAQIRIINNTFSQLMAGIGTVIMLWYGSVLVFGNQLSIGQLIAIYGLQQSFLLLITTLVQFFTDFTQVKAITRLLAELFEYEPENQGDDLKDPIEISPQDDIDCQNISFYYPGRVKLIEDLSVTIPGGKVVGLIGKSGCGKSTLAKILTGLYSVQAGEINIGNHSLGDFSLICLRKQVVLVSQDAFFFHRSIIDNFRLSSPDITLEQVISACQIAQAHEFVSQFPEQYETILGAVAANISGGQKQRLAIARAIVNDPAVLILDESTANLDPVTEAEVLNSLLTKRQGKTTILISHRPKVINCADWIIFLESGKVKFSNTIKKFRSEFGNASDFLSP; encoded by the coding sequence ATGGCTAAATATCAATGGGTTCAACAACAGAGTGGTGAGGACTGTGCGGCGGCAAGTTTGGCGATCATTGCAAAGCATCACGGACGCAATATCAGAATTAATCGAATTAGGGCGCTGGTGGGGACTCGCCAAGGGGGAACCACTTTACTCGGGCTTAAGTATGGGGCGCAGGAACTGGGCTTTATAACCTCAGCCATCCAAGCAGAACCGGAAATTCTCGACGAATTGGATGAGTGGGCTTTACCGGCAATTATTTTTTGGAAGGGATATCATTTCGTTGTTTTGTACGGGCAGGAAAAAGATAAATACGTCATTGCAGATCCGGCGATCGGGGTTCGTTATTTAGACCGCCAAGAGGTAATTAAGGGGTGGCAAGGGGGCATGATGCTCCTATTAGAGCCAGATCCCAAAGGATTTATTTCTCAACTTGATGAAGATCCTGTTCATCCCGTTGATAATCTGCTCAAACGACTGTGGGAATATCGAGAAATTTTTGGCAAATTATTTCCCCTGAATTTGGCCGTCGGTATTTTTTCCTTATCTACACCCTTATTACTTAAATTTTTAACGGATAGCGTTCTGACTAAATCAGATACCCAAAAATTAACCTGGGTTGCCATTGGCGTTATTTTGATTACAGTGGTTAATGCTATTTGTTCATTTTTACAATCCAATCTCGTTGCCTCCTTTGCGGAAGAATTGCAAAAAGGTCTCAAGCTAGAATTTGGCCTGCAAATCTTGAATTTGCCCATTACCTACCATGAAGCCCGTCGCAGTGGTACGGCAATTCGTCGTCTTTCCGATATTCAACGGATTAATTTATTAGTTTCTCAGTTAGTTATTGATCTCCCCATCAAGACATTTATTGGTCTTGTGGCCCTTGGTTTTATCGTCTTTTATAGTTGGCAGTTAGCGGCAATCGTGGCGGCGATCGGGGGCATTATGACCTTATCAACCATTGCTTTTCAGCCCATTGTCCGCCAGACAACCTATCGTTCCATCACTATGGCGGGGGAAAATGCTGGACTCCTGGCTGAATCATTTAATGGAGCCTTGGCCACCAAAACAACGGCGGCTTCTCCCCAATTATGGCTAGAAATTCAACATCGCTTGCAACGGGAATTTAAGCTTAATTACCGCACTGCTCAAATTCGCATTATCAACAATACTTTTTCGCAATTAATGGCGGGGATAGGCACAGTAATTATGCTGTGGTATGGCAGTGTTTTGGTTTTTGGCAATCAACTCAGCATCGGTCAACTTATCGCTATCTATGGTCTGCAACAAAGTTTTTTACTTTTGATTACAACTTTAGTGCAGTTTTTTACCGATTTCACCCAAGTTAAAGCTATCACTCGACTCCTGGCGGAGTTATTTGAGTACGAACCAGAAAATCAAGGGGATGATCTCAAAGACCCCATTGAAATTTCTCCCCAGGACGACATTGATTGTCAAAACATTAGTTTTTATTATCCCGGTCGAGTCAAGTTGATAGAAGATTTGTCCGTTACCATCCCCGGCGGCAAAGTTGTCGGCCTTATCGGAAAATCAGGCTGTGGGAAAAGTACCTTAGCAAAAATTTTAACCGGTCTTTATTCAGTGCAAGCTGGGGAAATTAACATTGGGAACCATAGTCTCGGGGATTTTTCCTTGATCTGCCTACGAAAACAGGTAGTGTTAGTTTCCCAAGATGCTTTTTTCTTCCATCGTTCCATTATTGACAATTTCCGTTTAAGCTCACCAGATATTACTTTGGAGCAAGTTATATCAGCTTGCCAAATCGCCCAAGCCCATGAATTTGTTAGTCAATTTCCAGAGCAATATGAAACAATTCTCGGTGCGGTGGCGGCAAATATTTCCGGAGGACAAAAACAACGCTTGGCGATCGCCAGGGCAATTGTAAACGATCCAGCGGTTTTGATTCTAGATGAGTCAACAGCTAATCTTGATCCGGTGACGGAAGCTGAAGTACTCAATAGTTTGCTGACCAAGCGCCAAGGAAAAACAACGATTTTAATTAGCCATCGTCCTAAGGTTATCAATTGTGCAGATTGGATTATATTTTTAGAATCGGGAAAGGTTAAATTTAGCAATACAATAAAAAAATTTCGTTCTGAATTTGGAAATGCCTCTGATTTTTTATCCCCTTAA